A stretch of DNA from Verrucomicrobiia bacterium:
ATCTTCACCGCAGAAACGCCTCCCCATGCGCGGTGAGTTTCACCTCGCGCTTCAGGCGGTCGAAGAGCCGTTCGCCCAGTTCTTCTTCCAATTTCATGATCTGCTGGCTGAGCGACGGCTGGGCGACGTGGCATTGCTCGGCGGCGCGGGAGAAATTGCCGGTGCGCGCCACGGCCACGACATAACGGAGCTGCTGCATTTCCATAGGCAGCGCCTATCGTAACGACAGAAAAAAAAGTATTTCAACAATGGCTCCCGGACTGGTTGACTGGGGTAAATTCGCAGCACACATC
This window harbors:
- a CDS encoding LysR family transcriptional regulator, with the protein product MQQLRYVVAVARTGNFSRAAEQCHVAQPSLSQQIMKLEEELGERLFDRLKREVKLTAHGEAFLR